The nucleotide window TCATTACCCCCCCGCCGCCCAGCACTTTGTCGGCGTACATTAAAATATGCGGCGCTCTGcttctttgctttttctAGTTCTGCGTTGGACTCAGAGAGGTACAAACCGTAAAAATCTCGCAGCCTACTCTTTCTCGACGTTGCGGTCTGTATGTGAGTAGGGGGAATGAGTGGGCTGTTGATAAGCCGCTCACAGCCAACCTCGTGTAACTGGGTAATaacaaggaaaagaaggaatggGCTCTGTCGATTGCAATTTGAGGTTATCTGCTTGACATTGACTGCGAAGGAGTTTTGCAAATTGTGAAAAGGTTTGATGCTTCAGGAAATTAACAAACCAACTCTTTGTTTGAACCGGAAGAACATTGCCGACACAGActgtgttgttgctgacgGTATCCAGAAAACCAGAATCTTACCTGACGCCAAGAAGCCTATCAAGTGCTAACTAACACACCAAGGTAGTCTACATGTTGTAACCGACATTCTAAACTACTGCGTGTAACAGAAGATAGATAGATAAACCCACGTGTTGATGATACAGTACAAGGTTCCTTTTCGGTGTGTTAATGGTGGATACGGTATCGAGGTTTGGTAGGCCTCTTTGAACAAAACTTAGACAAGCCTAGCCCTAAAGCCATCCTTACCTGTAGGGCCTGTCCCGAAGAGACTTAGACCCTCGGCATGGTTGCCTCTTTAAACGGACCCGGCGAGCTGGAAACACCTCTAGTTTTAGTGTCAGGCAAGGGAGGAACACGGTACGTACCCATGTGGACAGGGGTTCACGAAGGACCGCCGGCGGCTGGACCATCTTGGGTGCCATGtacaggtagaggtacctctaccctatCATCCTTTTGCTGAGGTTATGTACTTCTACTCTTACGTACAGCTTCACTCACACCAACCATCTTTGTCCGCTTAGTTAATCTGATAGCAACGCAACCAACCCCGCCAGGCGTGCAGCGAGGAAACTGCGGCTTCTCTTCCACAGATTCGAGTCCCAGGAACTCGTTGGATGCGTTGGCGTACCCGGAAGGGAGCGGGAGATGGGTGGTGACCCCCCACCGCGTGGCTGACGGCGTCCTCGTTGCTGTGTTGTTGCTCCTTTGCTGCAGCTTCTCGCTTcgtgcttctccttctgcttctttcGTTTGTCCATTCCCAATGCCCAGTCATCGCAGTCGTACCGGGCATGTACAAGGTACTCATCGGCCACGGTGCTTCCCATGGAGGAAACCGGCCAGATGCCTGGCTGCTCAGATGTGGAATATGCCCAGCTCACTGCAGCGGTGCTATCTGTTTTTGGGTTCTTGACCGGTCTGAGCTGGAGCTGATGGAGAGAACTCCATGTTGGGTAAGGCCTTTGACCTCTGAGATGACAGCCAATGTTTTTCGCATTGATGGAAGTGTACCACCCCTGTAACGGCTTCTCTAGGTAGTTTCCCGGGGTGACCTCacttttccttcctccatTTCTTTGCACAGCCGAACCAGCAGGTGGGTTATATAACCTCCCACTCAACCCACCTTTCTCTATCCCTGGTGGTTGATCAATAGTTCTCGCCCAGTTTCGTCTTTACAATATATCTTTCCTGGGGCCCTCGACCTTACCTTCACTTATCTTCGGCCCGTTCATCCGACCAACCAGATAAGCGAGGCCACATCCCCATCTGCTCGCTACCAATCCCACCTACATCTTGGGGGATCTGTTCGGCAACACTTCATATACGTTGTCTCAGGTGCCGCTTGGACACCTAACGGCCCACAATGTCGGTCTTCTCTTTGATCAAACGAAGCCGGCAAGCAGCAAAGGAACAGAACGCAAAGAATGCCCAAAAGGACAAGGAAGAGGCCAAGGTCCCATACAAACACATACCCAGGCATGCCGCCCTCGATGCTCTCATGGGTGGTCCAACAGGCTGGAAGGAGGCCGATCGACTGAGAATCATGGAGGAGAACCGAAGGAGGAGTATCATGACAGCAAACGGCATGGGTATGCCGAGCGGACTTTCAACTCCAGTCCACGCCGGTGTCTTTACGCGCGCCAACAGCAGCCTCACGCACGTTTCATACAACAACCCCAGCGGCTACGCCACACCCGTCCCTCCAATTCCCCGAGCATACAGCTACCACGGCTCGGTCCCGGGGTGGAGCCATCATGGCGGTGAAGTCAGCTATCTCTCGATCGATATGGCTGGAGCTGCCAGCAGTGGAACATCGAtcaagggaaaagaaaaggaactTCGGCGCCCCAGGCTCGAATCCGGCCGTGCCAGCTGGTCTTCAAGCAGGCTTGCAGCAACTGGTGGACGAATTCACTTTGAGGGGGGATCTGGCTCAGCCCCTCGAACCAGGGACGGCTCGAGTTCCCCCGTCCAGAGCTCAAGCAACTCCAGCAGCTCAGAAGACGATTTGGAGATCACTCCcgtaaagaaatttaccaGCGCGGTGACAACCTCAAGTCCACTCGCGGGAGTACCCAGCCGGCCGACAAGCGACGCCGACTCTGTTCACCGTCTTCATCCCGGTCATGCCCGAAAAGTGTCAAACTCATCATACAAACAAGCCGGACAGTCCTCATCGCCCAGTCAGTCATCCCCACAGAGTAGTCCGACCAAATTAGGAGGAGGTTtaaccagcagcagcgcttCACTGAGTGCCGCCGGCATCCCACCCGTTCCAGCAATCCCTCCCATGCAATTTGGCGGAACCCTCGCTCTTCCCACAGCTCCCCCTTCGCACAAGAGTTCGCACCCCATTGCACCGTCCGTAGTGGTAGAAGAAGATGGCCCAGACCTCTCAGAAGACAACAGCTTGCAAATCTCTGCCGGCACCGGCGCCGTTACTCTCCCCATTGGCACCGCCGTGTCAACGGTTCACACAGCAAACACTACCGCCGTGCCCGCCGAGCTGGAACCGATGCAATCCAACGTCGTCTTTAACATCAGCGACAACAGTAAAACCCCGTACAGGACGTACTCCAGCCAAAAGGAACGATCGGCCGTCGCTGTTAGCGCTCTACCCACCTCGTTTGACGAAGCGAGCTTGGCGATTCCCCAGCAATTGGTGGCGCTTCCTCAGCACCAGACAACTGGGAAGTTGGGGAAACGGCCAAAGAAGATTtccaaggaggaaggggaagaaaggggaACCAAGGTGCCGAAGAAGAGTCGATGGAGCTTTATGAGTAACAGGAGGACGGCTGTTGCGGTATGACAGCATACGTACCTATGATTCTTTATGCTTTAGTGTGTGTATCAGGAAGAAAACGGTTCTCCAGGAAGTTGAACTCATTTCGGAATTAGTGTTTACAGCGGTTTCTCTACCTTTTCCTTTGTCTCTTACGAGGCCACGGTGGCGGCATTTTGAAAAATGGTTTTGTTTTACTTAGttaattctttttatatcGTCGTGTCTCTTTTGTGGATGatgtgtacctctaggttctCTTGGGCTTGAAAGATGATATTTGAGATCAAGAGTATCATCAGCATATGCGAACACCTGCTAGAAAACCTTGACGATTGATtctggagaagatggaaatACCACCACTGTTTTGCGATCCTTGTTATCGGAGAAAATTACTTTCTGACCATCGCTGTTCTGGAACAAAGATTTCATTCTTCCGAATTCACTTGCAAACGATAAAAATTGGTGGTGACTGAGCGAAACATTGAGGCCTAGATTACAGCCACCACAGCCTGAAAGGCCATTGTTGCTCGACAGTCCAGTCTTGTGCTGCAGTtattacctagaggtactgcCTCTAGTATCGTACGGTATCGGATTTATTCCTGAATCGACTGGACGGCAGAACAGGTAAGTACCTAGTACGAGGGGTGCGGGTGCGGGTGCGGGAGACGCCTGCTCTATGACCACTGCACCTGGCAACGACTGTATTGACTGGAACAACCTCTTAGTAATACCATGAGTTCGGCTGCCTCTGGATGTTCTTTCTGAGTGAACTTGAATCGCCCAGAAATCTAGACGATAGATCAGTCAAtaaggaaggagagagggtTCAGGGAGAGGGCTGATAGCGGGATGTACCTCTGGGGCtattacttacctaccttccaGTGAGCTCGCTATCGATGGTTGTAGCGTTCAAAAAAGTGAGGTAGGTGCTTCCATGTACGGCTCGGCTCGTTTTTGTCTCGCCTCAAATGCTCGGACGGaataatacctacctctaggtaggtggCGGCGATTTCCCAAAGTCTGTACATATGTAATTTTGGCGTGGCaggtgtggtggtgtgcTTTTCGTTTTGTCAGCTTTCAATGACAACCACCAAGAGCTCAAAGTGGAAGGTATCCTGCCGCCAAAGAAAATGTGCGACATGTATCAATCAGTCCGATTGCATTGCTCTTTCAATGATGCTGTACTGGGCACCTCTGGGAATCCAATGTTTTTACACACTAGTTCTACTAGCTGCCTGGGCACATAATTAATGCTCAAATGCTACTCCTTCGTTTCGGATTACCCAGAACGGACAATGGCGTGATCTGAGACGCTttagtgtttttttttttttttttaagggtttttattttattttatttttttttttaaattttttttttttttcatgcGGCGGTCAACACCGAAGGTTCTTGACACAGTAAGTACTTCGATACACTGAATGGAACAATGGAGGTCTGGACTCTGACGTGCTTTGGCTACTTTAGGTTTGGTGGCTGTTGGCACAGGTCAGCTGAAACGAACCCCAGGACGGCTGCTTGGCTGGCCTCTTTGGGCTGAGAAGAATGGCCATGAGGGGGACCCCACTTGACCGCATTGGTAATTGTGAGGTCTGCTCGTTTCTGGGCCGGTTAACATTCAGTCATTTGAAGGGTTTATCTAGATCCAATGTGTCGTGGACGATACGTGGTGGGTGGGATCATATGGAGTGTGAGGGGTAGATATTGCTGTCTACTCCAGCATCCATTCAGAGCCGATGCCGAGTAATGGCTTCATGACTGCTCCATGCCACTCACATCACTGATGATGGGGAGCTGAATGACAGCAGTGCTGTCACCGGTGTGAATCCTGTTGCGTTCGCAGTTCTTGGTAGGCAGAGGATCCTACGACGGAAGATGGGGAAATCAGAACTAAAAAGCGTGGTCGAATAGTTCAACAGCGGGACCGCCAAAAGAACAAGTTGATGTTGCATTCAGGGTCCAAGACCATGTGTTGTTTAAAATGCTTGGCCAGGTTTGGCGGTAACATGTATTCGCAGACGCCCGGCTAACACCACCGCACCGATGGACAAAGTACAACAGGAGCATATGGCTCGTAGGCCAGTTTATGGGCGACAATAGCTCGCTTCCTCATGCAAGCCGGGCGGGGATGAATATTCTCAGTGCGTCGCTTATATCCGGGAGGTAGGAAGCGAACGACCCGATGCGAAGCTGTTGCAGAGATGAAGTAGTAGATTGAATGTTCGATGAATAATAATCGCCTCCTGCTGTTTCCCTACGGACATTCATCATACTATCGTACACACCGGGACGGTCAGGTAAGGCACATCAGTCCAAGCCTCATCTAATTCCTGAATCGACAGACCGGCGTTGTGCGTTCTTTAAGAGACCTCGAGGGTGGATGATGGCATCGGGATGCGATGACTGCGTTGATAACTCCTGGCGATGGTTTCACGTAGAGGACAAGTCGAACACTTCCACGGATGTGTCTCGTATAAGTGTGGAAGACGGAATGGAAGATCAACAGATCGACAGGGGCGTTGCGGGAGGGGAGCAATTCCAAAGACACGATTGGCCAGCCTTGCCAGCCACAGACGCATTTCTCCAATGGGCACAGCTACATACTGTAGGGAACATCTCCACCCGGCCACAGCGCGCCGACACCGTGGcatcttccactttccttgGGCCTGGACGGCCTTATCATCTTATCGCGCCGCGACGGGAGCTTCCCCTCGCTCCACCATTCGGGACCTTGACGGATACATCCTCACCCAGGGCATCGCCAACCGGCGCAACCTGGCTGCTGTGTTTACTTTACCTttcccacttccactttgatAGCAATTGAACTATCGCACTGCTTTACTCCGACCACCCGATGCTGTTCTGAGCTCTTGTTTTTTGCGGTCTAGCGGccgccttcctctcctttcgtTTGCCCTATCCAACGCAGTTCCAACTTAGTCCCCTGAAATAGTTTCGGTGCCCTGTTTCGCGCGGCGTGAGAGATGGCGCCTTCATCCACCATCTCGGATATCGTCGGCGCGCCATTGCAGCTGGTCTGGGGTCTTTATGACGTCGCCGCCGAAACCTCGACTCCTACTCTATTTCTAATCGCCGTGTCGGTTGCTGGACTTGCTTTTGGACTTGTATGAGCCTCACCTCTTTCCTGGTTGCCCCTTTCACGACGCCAGCCCAACTCATGCAGGGCCTTGACTGACACTCGCATCGTGCTTCCACCTGACGTAGATATACATCGTCCTGCACATAGTTGCGCCCAAGCCTCGCCTTCCGTACCCATCCGAAAAGACttacatcaccaccaaccccgaTGGCACCATCAGCAAGCCCCGACCGCTACCCTGCTGGTACGACCGTTGGCACGCCGAGAGCCGTCTGAAGGAAcaatcttcctcttcaacaaCAGTCTCCTACCCTACCATCCCCGCCGGCTTCCCGGTCCCCGACTTCGGCACTGTCGAGCCCGCCGAAGTCGAGATCAGCGTCGTCATTCCCGCCTACAACGAAGCCGACCGGCTCATCCCAACCCTTGAAGAGATGGTCGCCTACCTCGACGAACACTTTGGCCGGCCCGCAATTTCCGGTCCCGGCTCCCGTCCCACCTCCAAGGGAACCGGCACGCCCAAGCCGCACCGCAACGTGTTCAAGGACGCCTCGGCCCACAAGCGCCAGCACCCGCCCTCGGGCTACGAGATCCTCCTAATCAACGACGGCAGCACCGACCGCACCGTTGACGTCGCCCTCGATTTCTCGCGCCAGCACAACCTGCACGACATACTTCGTATCGTCACTCTGGAAAAAAACCGGGGTAAAGGCGGCGGCGTCACACACGGCCTCCGCCACGTGCGCGGCGAGTACGCCGTGTTTGCTGACGCCGATGGAGCCTCGCGCTTCGGTGACCTGGGCAAGTTAATAGAGGGGTGCGAGGACGTGGTCGACGGGTCCAACCGGGGCGTGGCCATTGGCAGCCGTGCGCACCTCGTTGGCAGCGAAGCTGTCGTCAAGCGCTCAGCCGTCCGTAACTTTCTGATGCGCTCATTCCACTTTGTGCTGATGATCCTCACGCCGCCGGCGACGAGCCGGATCAGGGACACGCAGTGCGGGTTCAAACTGTTTTCCAGGGCGGCGCTGCCTCATATTGTGCCGTATATGCATACGGAGGGATGGATCTTTGATATCGAGATGTTGATGCTGGCTGAGTCGGCGCCGGCTACCCCTGTTCTGGCAAGCGATGGGAGTGTCATTGGCACGAGCTATGGGATAAAGGTGGCCGAGGTGCCAATTGGGTGGCATGAGGTGGGTGGGAGCAAGATGAATCTGGTCAAAGATAGTGTCAAGATGGCGATCGGCTTGGCAGTGTTGAGGGCTAGTTGGATGCTGGGAGTGTATAGGAGACGGCTTGCTTGATTTGGGAGTTCCAAGTAGTTAGTTGCTTTGGCCACTGGAGCGGtgtctttttattttattttatttcttcccctcccatGACCCTTGGATTTATCTTCGACATCTTGCAGACTTCCGGTTTCCAGATATCTCGGTCGCTAAATCATTCATGCCAATGTATTTCCTTaattttcccttttctttcgaGCCTCCCTCCTGATGAAGGCGTAAAAGGCTGGGCAAAAGAATCAGGCGAGCTAGAGGGCGCAGTTGCATTTCAATGGATCTTCGAAACGGTTTCGAAGCCCCCCTGTGGACCGTGAGACGATGGTTAGACCAGGCGGATCGAGTGCCTTAATTGGGCGAATTACGAAAGGAACCCGGGCGGTTTTGCAATGTTGCGTAACCGCCGACACGAAGCGTTCATGTCATGCTCGGTTTTGGGTCTTTTGCTGGCTCTGTTCTGAGCTTTGGGCCTGGCTTTCGTGATCGCTGACGGGTATGAAAGTCAATATTCAACGAAACCGAGAAGGAAAGAATTTAACGAGTCACAGGATCGCAAAATTCCGCGGGCGGCCCAAGCACTCTGAGTTTCAACTCTCCCTTCGGCAGACATCTTCCGGAGTTGTTGGGACGTTATGTACCCTGCTCCCGTCTCCACTCGGATCTGCTCAACTCAACCCATCAATGACCAAAATCACCATCTTCGGCTTCACATTACATGCTAATTCCCCTTTTCTGGGCACGGCAGGGATTAGGAAGCAGCTGAATGCTGCAAGCTGCACCAGCAGAGACTTGGCAAAACTGCAGGGTGGTGGGTCAGGGGAGGGAGCCGGACGTGACCGGATATGTAGGGGGTTTTTGAGCCTCTGGCGGACCTGCAGATTCTTCGACATCCAAAGGACGAAGATCACGCCGGAGCTGCTTGACAACCTTGACGGCTACGTTTGTTCAAACACCGCCATGGATCTCCTACCCCATTGATCCAGAACCCCTTATTTGAACGCAAGTCATCGCGCCAAGTTCCCGTAAGAGTGCACCATGTTTCTCAGTCGTACAAACTAAGACCAAGGGTCCTGGTACCGACTACACACCAACCTTGGACTGAATGAAAATTAGCTTGTACATATACTACTAACCAGGGTGGGTGCCTGGGAGTGGTGATCCTTAGTCACTGCGATCGACACATCCAGCTACATACTCCAGTTAGCCCCGGTTTAGCTTCGACAATCGTTTGTCCGACTACATATTCGGGTTTTGTGATCTCAAAGGGTTTCCGTTCTTTGTCTTTTGTTATCCCGAGGCATGCATCGGGATTCTTAGACGTAGCTGGCTCCTCAAACGTCTTGTTCTCGCCGGAACAATGTATGCCCCCGATTCAACATGGACACGCGCATTCCTAGCCGTCGCTGTCGTCCAAGCCCTGATCGCGTCGTCACTTGAAGCGTGAGTGAGATATACCCTCACGTCCCAACCCCCCCTCGACTAACATGCTCCAGCTACGTCCTAATAGCTGTCGAGCGCTGCTTCGAGCCCGCCGTAGTCCAAGTACCCCGCGGCCACACAGTCCCCCTGTTCTTCGCCCTCTTTATCTTCGGCTTTGTCTATCAGCTCATCTTGGTGTACGACGCGCTGCGCTCGAGCAGCATGATCCAGGTCGCCGGCCTGTGTGTGTACAACCTCTGTCTGCTCGGCTACGCCCTCTTTCAGCCCAAGGACATCAAAGACGCGCTTGATTCGCTCGCGGGAAGCATAACAGCGGATGGCAAGCCGCTGATAACGCCGGGGACGAATGCTTGGGGGGACTGCATGCCGGCGTTagcggcgctggcgctggtggtggcggtggcgaCGGGTGTTTTCTGCTTTGTAGCGTGGAAGCTACGGTCCGAGTTTGCTTGGGTGGtttataaggctattaatGCGGATCGGGCTATGAGAAAGCGTATTTTGATCTTACAGGTATGGCTCCCTTCCATGTCACACCACGTTCCATTCGCTTTCTAATCCATAACGATGGCCTACGCAACCAGTCTTATACGGCTTTTCTCAAGTTCGATCTGTTTTTCTTGCTGGGGTTCTTGCTCCAGAACATGATTAACGCTTCTGCCAACATGGGCTCACCCGAATTTGGAGTGTCTATTGGCACAATCCCCCTCGTTCTCCTGGTGATCTGGCTTGCGGTGGTCTGTGCCCAGAGCGAGTACACGGTCGGCACGCTTCTCATTATCGTAAGTCCACTGGATCCATGCCTTTTCACCCATCGCCATTGTTTGTATTCTTCCTTGTCTAACTCGAGCTTTCTCCAGCTTGCCCAGTTGGCGGCCGCTGGTTTTCTCTGCTACAAGCTTACGACCATCGACCATGAGCTCTACATGTTTAAGACCTTCGCCGCTATCACACTGATCATGACGCTTTGCGCCGCCGGAATGGCGGTGCTCTGTCTAGTCAATTTCGGTAAAGGAGTGAAGAACGTTACTGAGTCTCAGCTGAGACAAAAATCCACGCACAACCTGCCAGATACGGACTACGCATCGTTATCATACCTGTACGGTTATGTACCGCGTAGGTCGCCGCTTGATGCTTAGACAAGTAGAGCAACTCTATCCACTGTCTTatcctacttaatatataatgaGAAATTCCTTTAACATTGCGCAGATGATGGAGGTCTTGTGAGTGCACTTGATGATTTGAAGATGCagagggaaggaaaaaaacaaaagaggTTTAAAAGGGGTTGAGAAGGGGCATTCATATGCCGCAAGACACAGctagaaaagaagaagaagaaattcaTACCGCAGTACAGCACCTGGGCTTTGCCaatcgtcaccgacccaacaaCTCGATAAGCGATTGGTAAGACTGTTTGTCAGAGGTGGAAGGATACCTGCTGTATGAACCGAATTTTTCTTACGTGGTCCAGGTGTTGTACTGTTTTGTTATCTCTTgtaacttttctttttctcccatTACGCCTTCCTtcgttcctttttttcccttcaaTTCAATTCGTTATCTCACAATCTCTGTCCGTTGGGGGAAAGATAGATCCATTTTAAGCATCGCCATCCTCACATGGAATCGATATTGTCACACCGCTAGATTTCACTTTGGCACCATACTTGTACTGACTTCTTGGTATTGATACGGGAAACCTCTGGTTCCCTCTGGTAGAACCCGTGCAGGTTCAAAAAACCTGTGTGTCCAGCCCATACTGGAGCTGGGCCCGGCCCTGAATTCCAggccttccttcctcttcgtctcaTCATGGAtcattactttaaaaatacaaCAGATACAAATGGCTCTTCGCGTCCCATGGCGCCCAGTATCCAGTAGTCgcctttccccccccccctttctttcccGTCAGGTATATTACGATATTGTGTGTGTTTTTTTCCTCCCTGAGTTGCTCATAATCCCGCTTCAATATGACTCCTCTTGTGCAACTTAAACACGCTCGCTATGAAAAGACTGCTCAATTCCGTGCGGTTCGCTTTCGCTCTTCTTCGCAGGGCCATCTGAAGAGTCCATGTCGGCGAGAATGTCGCCATGCTGGCGATAAGCACGTTCCATGGCCCAGTGGAATGGGCTGTCCGTTGAAAAGAGGACGTCGATCGATTCCAATGAGCGGTTGGCCGTCTCCGGGTAAACTGTTGAGTGAATCAAGTTAGCGCGACTGGAGAGTCATATAACGATATAGGGAAGGAGATGGGAGAATAGGGAGTTGACATACAGAGGTACACAATGGGAATCCAAAGAAGGTTGAGTCCCgcaaagaggaagtaggTCCTGTTCTCGAGGTGTCTGAACATGATGGGGTTGACCAGCACGGTCCAACCAACACCAATAGCCCACCCCGTGATACCGAAGCCGTTGCCCTGGGCACGCATGTCCGAGGACCAGATCTCGGTAGGGATCAGGAACGCAACAGTACCCCAGGTTGCGGCGTAGCAGATGTTGAAGAGAAACAGCATGGtgacagcagcaggagcaaaGGATGAAGAGCGCTCCGGGTGTGCCCTTGCGCCTTCGTAGACACAGGCGGCAACGAGGTTGACAACGAACAAGGCGAATGATCCGCCCATGAGGCACTTGCGGCGACCAAGGCGGTCCACGATCTGGGCGCTGATGATGGTTCCAACAATACCGACGGTGCTAAGGCCACCGGTCAGGCCGTTCTGGGTAAGACGGTCGTAACCGGCGGCTGAGAGGAG belongs to Neurospora crassa OR74A linkage group IV, whole genome shotgun sequence and includes:
- a CDS encoding dolichyl-phosphate beta-glucosyltransferase; its protein translation is MAPSSTISDIVGAPLQLVWGLYDVAAETSTPTLFLIAVSVAGLAFGLIYIVLHIVAPKPRLPYPSEKTYITTNPDGTISKPRPLPCWYDRWHAESRLKEQSSSSTTVSYPTIPAGFPVPDFGTVEPAEVEISVVIPAYNEADRLIPTLEEMVAYLDEHFGRPAISGPGSRPTSKGTGTPKPHRNVFKDASAHKRQHPPSGYEILLINDGSTDRTVDVALDFSRQHNLHDILRIVTLEKNRGKGGGVTHGLRHVRGEYAVFADADGASRFGDLGKLIEGCEDVVDGSNRGVAIGSRAHLVGSEAVVKRSAVRNFLMRSFHFVLMILTPPATSRIRDTQCGFKLFSRAALPHIVPYMHTEGWIFDIEMLMLAESAPATPVLASDGSVIGTSYGIKVAEVPIGWHEVGGSKMNLVKDSVKMAIGLAVLRASWMLGVYRRRLA